A single region of the Alphaproteobacteria bacterium genome encodes:
- the dnaQ gene encoding DNA polymerase III subunit epsilon produces MSEREVVLDTETTGLEPRAGHRLVEIGCIELVDRVPTGRQFHKYLNPERPVPREASQIHGLTDEFLQDKPLFKDVAGEFLDFVRDATLVIHNAPFDMKFLNAELTILEAPLLEMKNVVDTLQIARKKFPGAPANLDALCRRFKIDNSHRTNHGALLDSELLIEVYLELTGGRQLSFQWDGQGKSAPTGQDAKEKIHREARPHEASAPERDAHDAFMKGIKKPLWEAS; encoded by the coding sequence ATGTCAGAAAGAGAAGTTGTCCTAGACACAGAAACAACAGGTCTAGAGCCCCGGGCGGGACACCGCTTGGTGGAAATTGGGTGTATAGAGCTCGTTGATCGTGTCCCCACAGGTCGCCAGTTTCATAAGTATTTGAACCCCGAAAGACCCGTTCCAAGAGAGGCGTCACAGATCCACGGGCTAACGGACGAATTTCTACAAGACAAGCCTCTGTTTAAAGACGTGGCAGGAGAGTTTCTAGATTTTGTCAGGGATGCAACACTTGTTATTCACAACGCCCCCTTTGATATGAAGTTTCTAAATGCAGAGCTGACGATCCTAGAGGCGCCTCTCTTGGAAATGAAAAATGTTGTGGATACGCTCCAAATTGCCCGTAAAAAATTCCCAGGCGCTCCTGCTAATTTGGATGCTTTGTGCCGGCGATTTAAAATAGACAACTCTCACCGGACAAATCACGGAGCTCTTTTGGACTCGGAGCTGTTGATAGAGGTGTATCTAGAGCTGACGGGCGGGCGCCAACTAAGCTTTCAATGGGATGGGCAGGGTAAAAGCGCTCCTACAGGCCAGGACGCAAAGGAAAAAATCCACCGAGAGGCACGGCCACATGAGGCATCTGCGCCAGAAAGAGACGCTCACGACGCCTTCATGAAAGGGATTAAAAAGCCTCTTTGGGAAGCTAGTTAA
- the secB gene encoding protein-export chaperone SecB has product MAKKAAPQKKKATKKDGKAESLTQLTINTQYIKDLSFENPKMLETLSTPPKKGPQINVNVEVHATPIGENMFEVVLNIKVESKADDEKSVLSIIEVSYAGIFTLPSIKEGKGHDEQLKRLLLVECPRHLFPFARSIISDITKESGMAPTVLAPFDFEILYHNQIN; this is encoded by the coding sequence ATGGCTAAAAAGGCAGCGCCCCAAAAGAAAAAAGCAACAAAAAAAGATGGAAAAGCGGAATCGCTTACCCAGCTGACCATTAACACCCAATACATTAAGGATCTTTCTTTTGAAAACCCCAAAATGTTGGAAACTCTTTCGACACCCCCGAAGAAGGGGCCACAGATTAATGTAAACGTTGAAGTGCACGCCACGCCAATTGGCGAAAACATGTTTGAAGTCGTGCTCAATATTAAGGTGGAGTCAAAGGCTGACGACGAAAAGAGTGTGCTTTCCATCATAGAAGTTTCTTATGCAGGGATCTTCACATTGCCCTCGATTAAGGAAGGAAAAGGACACGACGAGCAGCTTAAGAGGCTTCTTCTGGTCGAATGCCCGAGACATCTGTTTCCTTTTGCACGCAGCATTATTTCAGATATCACCAAAGAAAGCGGCATGGCACCAACAGTGCTCGCCCCCTTTGATTTCGAAATTCTCTACCACAACCAGATTAACTAG
- a CDS encoding Tim44 domain-containing protein, producing the protein MNVGFAFFDIILLALIAVFLILRLRSVLGQKREDEEKGTKEKDFLRDVSQKRAESNVVSLRPNKQSQAVEAEFQEEDIMEIVPKEAREPLTKLRAIEPSFYPEKFLEGAKGAFSVILEAFAAGDKKTLNNLLAKSVYTSFASAINEREKAGEHLESILLNLKADIQGASIKGKVINISIKFTSLQTNVLKGKKGKILEGDPDQSEELVDSWNFRRTIGSKNPNWILSEITNQAEG; encoded by the coding sequence ATGAACGTGGGATTTGCTTTTTTCGACATCATTTTGTTGGCCCTAATCGCTGTTTTTCTCATTTTGAGGCTTCGAAGCGTCTTAGGTCAAAAACGAGAAGATGAAGAAAAAGGGACCAAGGAAAAGGACTTTCTTCGAGACGTAAGCCAGAAAAGAGCTGAATCAAATGTTGTCAGCTTGAGACCCAATAAGCAGTCTCAGGCAGTAGAGGCCGAGTTTCAGGAAGAGGACATTATGGAGATTGTCCCAAAGGAGGCAAGAGAGCCTCTCACGAAGCTTCGAGCCATAGAGCCAAGCTTTTATCCAGAAAAGTTTCTTGAGGGAGCAAAGGGGGCCTTCTCTGTGATTTTGGAGGCCTTTGCCGCCGGCGATAAAAAAACGCTGAATAATCTTCTCGCAAAATCTGTCTATACTTCGTTCGCAAGCGCCATAAACGAGCGTGAGAAAGCAGGGGAACACCTGGAGAGTATCTTGCTAAATTTAAAGGCTGACATCCAGGGTGCGTCCATCAAAGGAAAAGTTATCAATATTTCAATAAAATTCACGTCCCTTCAAACGAATGTTTTGAAGGGCAAGAAAGGAAAGATTCTTGAAGGGGATCCTGACCAAAGTGAAGAGCTTGTTGATAGCTGGAATTTTCGGCGGACCATCGGCTCCAAGAATCCAAACTGGATCTTATCAGAGATAACAAACCAGGCCGAAGGGTGA